Proteins from one Belonocnema kinseyi isolate 2016_QV_RU_SX_M_011 chromosome 8, B_treatae_v1, whole genome shotgun sequence genomic window:
- the LOC117178921 gene encoding 28S ribosomal protein S31, mitochondrial isoform X4 translates to MLTNRMLSLQTISRSITPYSGAARHQLHTSIKFLSASTSDSSDSSGSDSDKESKKSKPKKESVEDLKKQNRRDGLNTLNTLITELSKKTASSKIDVAIPKKKPRPPPEKDPQATEESRFEAKLTSAAKTLAEKIGGDVKKTEIDLLDRLLKKKVTSDVDGKPEAEAAPESSLDQSDILKGFKIVRNRGYDREADIQNRRVDRIRQTNRKVDNFQVQVKDERSTLRDLLQQQKRNENQPSYDEKSVMVGRQASRTIRRELQNEKTRQDIQPSADEGFSEAERQASRSVLRELYESKKSAEFSQKESKLDDEKSRNFDGQTSRSRFSQREFKSPQDESISSERPKSSKSTLWELYRKQQRGQGPDGYSDSRSYTFRFHGRSYGIFEAEQSADPKVADLSTWAELENKELKSLLFHPPQNYFQEMIQWTEQGKVWCFPIDNEQGMEEEQNVHFSEHVFLERHLKGWCPKKGPIRHFMELVCVGLSKNPYMTVEEKTDHIMWYKDYFGDKRDLLVDLGAIANEDPSILPKPTNKIDLGPHV, encoded by the exons atgctTACTAATAGGATGTTGTCGTTACAAACAATTTCCAG gagTATCACTCCTTATTCAGGAGCAGCAAGACATCAGTTACACACTTCCATTAAATTTCTCTCAGCATCTACGTCAGATTCTTCTGACTCCTCTGGTTCTGATTCCGATAAAGAGTCGAAAAAATCAAAACCCAAAAAAGAAtctgttgaagatttaaaaaaacaaaaccgCAGAGACGGTCTTAATACTTTAAACACACTTATTACTGAGTTGAGTAAA aaaacagctTCCTCAAAAATCGACGTTGCCATCCCTAAAAAAAAACCAAGACCTCCGCCAGAAAAAGATCCTCAAGCTACAGAAGAGTCACGATTTG aagCGAAACTTACAAGCGCAGCTAAAACTTTGGCAGAGAAAATCGGCGGAGATGTTAAGAAAACAGAAATAGATTTATTAGATAGGTTACTTAAAAAGAAAGTCACGAGCGATGTCGATGGAAAACCTGAGGCCGAAGCTGCGCCTGAATCTTCTTTAgatcaaag TGatattttgaagggatttaaaattgTTCGTAATCGAGGATATGATCGCGAGGCCGATATTCAGAATAGAAGAGTAGATCGCATTCGTCAAACAAATCGAAAAGTTGACAATTTTCAAGTACAGGTCAAGGACGaaag ATCGACGTTGCGTGATTTACTTCAGCAGcaaaaaag AAATGAAAATCAGCCATCTTATGACGAAAAATCGGTCATGGTTGGACGACAAGCATCAAGAACGATACGACGtgaactgcaaaatgaaaaaacgcG CCAAGATATCCAACCATCTGCAGATGAAGGATTCAGCGAGGCTGAACGTCAAGCCTCCAGATCTGTCCTTCGGGAACTGTATGAAAGTAAAAAGTc AGCCGAATTTTCCCAAAAAGAATCTAAACTAGATGATGAAAAATCGAGGAATTTCGACGGACAAACGTCTAGATCTAGATTTTCTCAAAGGGAATTCAAGTCACCTCAGGACGAATCAATTAGTTCTGAACGACCCAAATCCTCGAAATCGACACTTTGGGAACTATATCGCAAGCAACAaag ggGTCAAGGACCGGATGGTTATTCCGACAGCag GTCCTATACTTTCAGATTCCATGGCAGAAGTTATGGAATTTTCGAAGCTGAACAAAGTGCTGATCCAAAGGTTGCTGATTTATCTACATGGGCCGAGTTAGAAAATAAGGAGTTAAAATCTCTTCTTTTCCATCCACCTCAAAATTATTTCCAAGAAATGATTCAGTGGACCGAACAGGGAAAAGTTTGGTGCTTCCCAATTGATAATGAGCAAG gaatggAAGAAGAGCAGAATGTTCACTTTTCTGAGCATGTATTTCTGGAGCGTCACTTGAAAGGCTGGTGTCCAAAAAAAGGACCCATAAGGCACTTTATGGAGTTGGTGTGTGTAGGTCTTTCTAAAAATCCGTATATGACCGTCGAAGAAAAAACGGATCATATAATGTGGTACAAAGATTACTTTGGCGATAAACGGGACTTGCTGGTCGATCTTGGCGCAATTGCGAATGAAGATCCATCAATATTACCAAAACCAACGAACAAAATTGATTTGGGACcgcatgtttaa
- the LOC117178921 gene encoding 28S ribosomal protein S31, mitochondrial isoform X3, protein MLTNRMLSLQTISRSITPYSGAARHQLHTSIKFLSASTSDSSDSSGSDSDKESKKSKPKKESVEDLKKQNRRDGLNTLNTLITELSKKTASSKIDVAIPKKKPRPPPEKDPQATEESRFEAKLTSAAKTLAEKIGGDVKKTEIDLLDRLLKKKVTSDVDGKPEAEAAPESSLDQSDILKGFKIVRNRGYDREADIQNRRVDRIRQTNRKVDNFQVQVKDERSTLRDLLQQQKRNENQPSYDEKSVMVGRQASRTIRRELQNEKTRAEFSSQDIQPSADEGFSEAERQASRSVLRELYESKKSAEFSQKESKLDDEKSRNFDGQTSRSRFSQREFKSPQDESISSERPKSSKSTLWELYRKQQRGQGPDGYSDSRSYTFRFHGRSYGIFEAEQSADPKVADLSTWAELENKELKSLLFHPPQNYFQEMIQWTEQGKVWCFPIDNEQGMEEEQNVHFSEHVFLERHLKGWCPKKGPIRHFMELVCVGLSKNPYMTVEEKTDHIMWYKDYFGDKRDLLVDLGAIANEDPSILPKPTNKIDLGPHV, encoded by the exons atgctTACTAATAGGATGTTGTCGTTACAAACAATTTCCAG gagTATCACTCCTTATTCAGGAGCAGCAAGACATCAGTTACACACTTCCATTAAATTTCTCTCAGCATCTACGTCAGATTCTTCTGACTCCTCTGGTTCTGATTCCGATAAAGAGTCGAAAAAATCAAAACCCAAAAAAGAAtctgttgaagatttaaaaaaacaaaaccgCAGAGACGGTCTTAATACTTTAAACACACTTATTACTGAGTTGAGTAAA aaaacagctTCCTCAAAAATCGACGTTGCCATCCCTAAAAAAAAACCAAGACCTCCGCCAGAAAAAGATCCTCAAGCTACAGAAGAGTCACGATTTG aagCGAAACTTACAAGCGCAGCTAAAACTTTGGCAGAGAAAATCGGCGGAGATGTTAAGAAAACAGAAATAGATTTATTAGATAGGTTACTTAAAAAGAAAGTCACGAGCGATGTCGATGGAAAACCTGAGGCCGAAGCTGCGCCTGAATCTTCTTTAgatcaaag TGatattttgaagggatttaaaattgTTCGTAATCGAGGATATGATCGCGAGGCCGATATTCAGAATAGAAGAGTAGATCGCATTCGTCAAACAAATCGAAAAGTTGACAATTTTCAAGTACAGGTCAAGGACGaaag ATCGACGTTGCGTGATTTACTTCAGCAGcaaaaaag AAATGAAAATCAGCCATCTTATGACGAAAAATCGGTCATGGTTGGACGACAAGCATCAAGAACGATACGACGtgaactgcaaaatgaaaaaacgcG CGCTGAATTTTCCAGCCAAGATATCCAACCATCTGCAGATGAAGGATTCAGCGAGGCTGAACGTCAAGCCTCCAGATCTGTCCTTCGGGAACTGTATGAAAGTAAAAAGTc AGCCGAATTTTCCCAAAAAGAATCTAAACTAGATGATGAAAAATCGAGGAATTTCGACGGACAAACGTCTAGATCTAGATTTTCTCAAAGGGAATTCAAGTCACCTCAGGACGAATCAATTAGTTCTGAACGACCCAAATCCTCGAAATCGACACTTTGGGAACTATATCGCAAGCAACAaag ggGTCAAGGACCGGATGGTTATTCCGACAGCag GTCCTATACTTTCAGATTCCATGGCAGAAGTTATGGAATTTTCGAAGCTGAACAAAGTGCTGATCCAAAGGTTGCTGATTTATCTACATGGGCCGAGTTAGAAAATAAGGAGTTAAAATCTCTTCTTTTCCATCCACCTCAAAATTATTTCCAAGAAATGATTCAGTGGACCGAACAGGGAAAAGTTTGGTGCTTCCCAATTGATAATGAGCAAG gaatggAAGAAGAGCAGAATGTTCACTTTTCTGAGCATGTATTTCTGGAGCGTCACTTGAAAGGCTGGTGTCCAAAAAAAGGACCCATAAGGCACTTTATGGAGTTGGTGTGTGTAGGTCTTTCTAAAAATCCGTATATGACCGTCGAAGAAAAAACGGATCATATAATGTGGTACAAAGATTACTTTGGCGATAAACGGGACTTGCTGGTCGATCTTGGCGCAATTGCGAATGAAGATCCATCAATATTACCAAAACCAACGAACAAAATTGATTTGGGACcgcatgtttaa
- the LOC117178921 gene encoding 28S ribosomal protein S31, mitochondrial isoform X2 — MLTNRMLSLQTISRSITPYSGAARHQLHTSIKFLSASTSDSSDSSGSDSDKESKKSKPKKESVEDLKKQNRRDGLNTLNTLITELSKKTASSKIDVAIPKKKPRPPPEKDPQATEESRFEAKLTSAAKTLAEKIGGDVKKTEIDLLDRLLKKKVTSDVDGKPEAEAAPESSLDQSDILKGFKIVRNRGYDREADIQNRRVDRIRQTNRKVDNFQVQVKDERSTLRDLLQQQKRAEFSRNENQPSYDEKSVMVGRQASRTIRRELQNEKTRQDIQPSADEGFSEAERQASRSVLRELYESKKSAEFSQKESKLDDEKSRNFDGQTSRSRFSQREFKSPQDESISSERPKSSKSTLWELYRKQQRGQGPDGYSDSRSYTFRFHGRSYGIFEAEQSADPKVADLSTWAELENKELKSLLFHPPQNYFQEMIQWTEQGKVWCFPIDNEQGMEEEQNVHFSEHVFLERHLKGWCPKKGPIRHFMELVCVGLSKNPYMTVEEKTDHIMWYKDYFGDKRDLLVDLGAIANEDPSILPKPTNKIDLGPHV; from the exons atgctTACTAATAGGATGTTGTCGTTACAAACAATTTCCAG gagTATCACTCCTTATTCAGGAGCAGCAAGACATCAGTTACACACTTCCATTAAATTTCTCTCAGCATCTACGTCAGATTCTTCTGACTCCTCTGGTTCTGATTCCGATAAAGAGTCGAAAAAATCAAAACCCAAAAAAGAAtctgttgaagatttaaaaaaacaaaaccgCAGAGACGGTCTTAATACTTTAAACACACTTATTACTGAGTTGAGTAAA aaaacagctTCCTCAAAAATCGACGTTGCCATCCCTAAAAAAAAACCAAGACCTCCGCCAGAAAAAGATCCTCAAGCTACAGAAGAGTCACGATTTG aagCGAAACTTACAAGCGCAGCTAAAACTTTGGCAGAGAAAATCGGCGGAGATGTTAAGAAAACAGAAATAGATTTATTAGATAGGTTACTTAAAAAGAAAGTCACGAGCGATGTCGATGGAAAACCTGAGGCCGAAGCTGCGCCTGAATCTTCTTTAgatcaaag TGatattttgaagggatttaaaattgTTCGTAATCGAGGATATGATCGCGAGGCCGATATTCAGAATAGAAGAGTAGATCGCATTCGTCAAACAAATCGAAAAGTTGACAATTTTCAAGTACAGGTCAAGGACGaaag ATCGACGTTGCGTGATTTACTTCAGCAGcaaaaaag AGCTGAATTTTCCAGAAATGAAAATCAGCCATCTTATGACGAAAAATCGGTCATGGTTGGACGACAAGCATCAAGAACGATACGACGtgaactgcaaaatgaaaaaacgcG CCAAGATATCCAACCATCTGCAGATGAAGGATTCAGCGAGGCTGAACGTCAAGCCTCCAGATCTGTCCTTCGGGAACTGTATGAAAGTAAAAAGTc AGCCGAATTTTCCCAAAAAGAATCTAAACTAGATGATGAAAAATCGAGGAATTTCGACGGACAAACGTCTAGATCTAGATTTTCTCAAAGGGAATTCAAGTCACCTCAGGACGAATCAATTAGTTCTGAACGACCCAAATCCTCGAAATCGACACTTTGGGAACTATATCGCAAGCAACAaag ggGTCAAGGACCGGATGGTTATTCCGACAGCag GTCCTATACTTTCAGATTCCATGGCAGAAGTTATGGAATTTTCGAAGCTGAACAAAGTGCTGATCCAAAGGTTGCTGATTTATCTACATGGGCCGAGTTAGAAAATAAGGAGTTAAAATCTCTTCTTTTCCATCCACCTCAAAATTATTTCCAAGAAATGATTCAGTGGACCGAACAGGGAAAAGTTTGGTGCTTCCCAATTGATAATGAGCAAG gaatggAAGAAGAGCAGAATGTTCACTTTTCTGAGCATGTATTTCTGGAGCGTCACTTGAAAGGCTGGTGTCCAAAAAAAGGACCCATAAGGCACTTTATGGAGTTGGTGTGTGTAGGTCTTTCTAAAAATCCGTATATGACCGTCGAAGAAAAAACGGATCATATAATGTGGTACAAAGATTACTTTGGCGATAAACGGGACTTGCTGGTCGATCTTGGCGCAATTGCGAATGAAGATCCATCAATATTACCAAAACCAACGAACAAAATTGATTTGGGACcgcatgtttaa
- the LOC117178921 gene encoding ERC protein 2 isoform X1 yields MLTNRMLSLQTISRSITPYSGAARHQLHTSIKFLSASTSDSSDSSGSDSDKESKKSKPKKESVEDLKKQNRRDGLNTLNTLITELSKKTASSKIDVAIPKKKPRPPPEKDPQATEESRFEAKLTSAAKTLAEKIGGDVKKTEIDLLDRLLKKKVTSDVDGKPEAEAAPESSLDQSDILKGFKIVRNRGYDREADIQNRRVDRIRQTNRKVDNFQVQVKDERSTLRDLLQQQKRAEFSRNENQPSYDEKSVMVGRQASRTIRRELQNEKTRAEFSSQDIQPSADEGFSEAERQASRSVLRELYESKKSAEFSQKESKLDDEKSRNFDGQTSRSRFSQREFKSPQDESISSERPKSSKSTLWELYRKQQRGQGPDGYSDSRSYTFRFHGRSYGIFEAEQSADPKVADLSTWAELENKELKSLLFHPPQNYFQEMIQWTEQGKVWCFPIDNEQGMEEEQNVHFSEHVFLERHLKGWCPKKGPIRHFMELVCVGLSKNPYMTVEEKTDHIMWYKDYFGDKRDLLVDLGAIANEDPSILPKPTNKIDLGPHV; encoded by the exons atgctTACTAATAGGATGTTGTCGTTACAAACAATTTCCAG gagTATCACTCCTTATTCAGGAGCAGCAAGACATCAGTTACACACTTCCATTAAATTTCTCTCAGCATCTACGTCAGATTCTTCTGACTCCTCTGGTTCTGATTCCGATAAAGAGTCGAAAAAATCAAAACCCAAAAAAGAAtctgttgaagatttaaaaaaacaaaaccgCAGAGACGGTCTTAATACTTTAAACACACTTATTACTGAGTTGAGTAAA aaaacagctTCCTCAAAAATCGACGTTGCCATCCCTAAAAAAAAACCAAGACCTCCGCCAGAAAAAGATCCTCAAGCTACAGAAGAGTCACGATTTG aagCGAAACTTACAAGCGCAGCTAAAACTTTGGCAGAGAAAATCGGCGGAGATGTTAAGAAAACAGAAATAGATTTATTAGATAGGTTACTTAAAAAGAAAGTCACGAGCGATGTCGATGGAAAACCTGAGGCCGAAGCTGCGCCTGAATCTTCTTTAgatcaaag TGatattttgaagggatttaaaattgTTCGTAATCGAGGATATGATCGCGAGGCCGATATTCAGAATAGAAGAGTAGATCGCATTCGTCAAACAAATCGAAAAGTTGACAATTTTCAAGTACAGGTCAAGGACGaaag ATCGACGTTGCGTGATTTACTTCAGCAGcaaaaaag AGCTGAATTTTCCAGAAATGAAAATCAGCCATCTTATGACGAAAAATCGGTCATGGTTGGACGACAAGCATCAAGAACGATACGACGtgaactgcaaaatgaaaaaacgcG CGCTGAATTTTCCAGCCAAGATATCCAACCATCTGCAGATGAAGGATTCAGCGAGGCTGAACGTCAAGCCTCCAGATCTGTCCTTCGGGAACTGTATGAAAGTAAAAAGTc AGCCGAATTTTCCCAAAAAGAATCTAAACTAGATGATGAAAAATCGAGGAATTTCGACGGACAAACGTCTAGATCTAGATTTTCTCAAAGGGAATTCAAGTCACCTCAGGACGAATCAATTAGTTCTGAACGACCCAAATCCTCGAAATCGACACTTTGGGAACTATATCGCAAGCAACAaag ggGTCAAGGACCGGATGGTTATTCCGACAGCag GTCCTATACTTTCAGATTCCATGGCAGAAGTTATGGAATTTTCGAAGCTGAACAAAGTGCTGATCCAAAGGTTGCTGATTTATCTACATGGGCCGAGTTAGAAAATAAGGAGTTAAAATCTCTTCTTTTCCATCCACCTCAAAATTATTTCCAAGAAATGATTCAGTGGACCGAACAGGGAAAAGTTTGGTGCTTCCCAATTGATAATGAGCAAG gaatggAAGAAGAGCAGAATGTTCACTTTTCTGAGCATGTATTTCTGGAGCGTCACTTGAAAGGCTGGTGTCCAAAAAAAGGACCCATAAGGCACTTTATGGAGTTGGTGTGTGTAGGTCTTTCTAAAAATCCGTATATGACCGTCGAAGAAAAAACGGATCATATAATGTGGTACAAAGATTACTTTGGCGATAAACGGGACTTGCTGGTCGATCTTGGCGCAATTGCGAATGAAGATCCATCAATATTACCAAAACCAACGAACAAAATTGATTTGGGACcgcatgtttaa